The Heteronotia binoei isolate CCM8104 ecotype False Entrance Well chromosome 14, APGP_CSIRO_Hbin_v1, whole genome shotgun sequence genome has a window encoding:
- the CCT5 gene encoding T-complex protein 1 subunit epsilon: MSAMGTLAFDEYGRPFLILKDQERKSRTTGLEALKSHIMAAKAVANTLRTSLGPNGLDKMMVDKDGDVTVTNDGATILSMMDVDHQIAKLMVELAKSQDDEIGDGTTGVVVLAGALLEQAEQLLDRGIHPIRIADGYEQASHIALEHLDKISDSFPVDPENTEPLVQTAKTTLGSKVINRCHRQMAEIAVNAILTVADMERKDVDFELIKVQGKVGGRLEDTQLIKGVIVDKDFSHPQMPKEVNDAKIAILTCPFEPPKPKTKHKLDVTSVEDYRALQKYEKEKFEEMVKQIKDTGANLAICQWGFDDEANHLLLQNELPAVRWVGGPEIELIAIATGGRIVPRFCELTPEKLGFAGIVREISFGTTKDKMLVIEQCQNSRAVTIFIRGGNKMIIEEAKRSLHDALCVIRNLVRDNRIVYGGGASEISCALAVSETADKCPSLEQYAMRAFADALEVIPMALSENSGMNPIQTMAEVRARQVKEENPALGIDCLHKGTNDMKEQHVIETLIGKKQQISLATQMVRMILKIDDIRRPGESEE, from the exons ATGTCGGCCATGGGCACCCTGGCGTTCGACGAGTACGGGAGGCCTTTCCTCATCCTCAAGGACCAGGAGCGGAAGAGTCGCACGACCGGGCTCGAGGCCCTCAAG TCTCACATAATGGCGGCTAAGGCAGTAGCAAATACACTCAGAACATCGCTTGGGCCCAACG GCCTTGATAAAATGATGGTTGACAAGGATGGTGATGTGACAGTGACAAATGATGGTGCAACTATTTTGAGCATGATGGATGTGGATCATCAGATTGCTAAACTTATGGTTGAGCTGGCTAAATCTCAAGATGATGAGATTGGAGATGGTACCACAGGGGTTGTTG TTCTGGCAGGTGCACTCCTGGAACAGGCAGAACAGCTGTTAGATCGTGGCATTCATCCTATCAGAATAGCAGATGGTTATGAACAGGCTTCTCACATTGCCCTTGAGCATTTGGACAAGATCAGTGACAGTTTTCCTGTTGACCCAGAGAATACTGAGCCCCTCGTTCAGACAGCAAAGACAACTCTTGGATCTAAAGT AATAAACCGTTGTCACAGACAGATGGCAGAAATAGCAGTAAATGCAATACTGACTGTGGCTGATATGGAACGCAAAGACGTTGACTTTGAATTGATAAAAGTCCAAGGTAAAGTTGGTGGTAGACTGGAGGACACCCAACTGATAAAAGGTGTGATCGTAGATAAGGACTTCAGCCATCCCCAGATGCCTAAA GAAGTTAATGATGCTAAAATTGCCATTCTGACTTGTCCATTTGAGCCTCCTAAGCCAAAAACTAAACACAAGCTTGATGTAACATCAGTGGAAGACTACCGAGCATTGCAGAAATACGAGAAGGAAAAGTTTGAAGAGATGGTGAAGCAG ATCAAAGACACTGGTGCAAACCTAGCTATCTGCCAGTGGGGATTTGATGACGAGGCCAATCACTTGCTGCTTCAGAATGAGTTGCCTGCTGTTCGTTGGGTTGGTGGACCAGAAATAGAA CTGATTGCCATTGCAACTGGAGGGCGCATTGTTCCTCGATTCTGTGAACTCACACCTGAAAAACTAGGCTTTGCTGGCATTGTCCGGGAGATCTCGTTTGGGACTACAAAAGATAAAATGTTGGTCATTGAGCAGTGCCAGAATTCCAGGGCTGTGACCATCTTCATTAGAGGTGGAAATAAAATG ATCATTGAAGAAGCCAAAAGATCCCTTCATGATGCATTGTGTGTAATCAGGAATCTGGTTCGTGACAACCGTATTGTTTATGGCGGTGgtgcttctgagatctcatgtgCTCTGGCTGTCAGTGAAACCGCAGACAAG TGCCCCTCTCTGGAGCAGTATGCCatgagagcttttgctgatgcTCTAGAAGTAATTCCAATGGCACTTTCAGAGAACAGTGGTATGAATCCCATCCAAACAATGGCAGAAGTGCGAGCTCGCCAGGTGAAGGAAGAGAACCCTGCTCTGGGGATTGATTGTTTACACAAAGGGACGAATG ATATGAAAGAGCAACATGTCATAGAAACTTTGATTGGGAAGAAACAACAAATCTCTCTTGCCACTCAGATGGTTAGAATGATCTTAAAGATTGATGATATCCGCAGACCGGGTGAATCTGAAGAATAG
- the LOC132582796 gene encoding cystatin-2-like: MAARGWLGAFGLLLLSGAWAAGLVGAPREAPLDAEAQQALQFAMERYNRGSNDAYRSRVAEVVSVHKQLVAGIKYIFKVKVGRTSCRNSETVVEDCAFLELDQAKVRVRYKQTVKHY, encoded by the exons ATGGCTGCGCGCGGCTGGCTGGGCGCCTTTGGCCTCTTGCTGCTGAGCGGCGCCTGGGCGGCGGGGCTGGTGGGGGCGCCGCGGGAGGCCCCCCTGGACGCGGAGGCGCAGCAAGCGCTGCAGTTCGCCATGGAGCGCTACAACCGCGGCAGCAACGACGCCTACCGCAGCCGCGTGGCCGAGGTCGTCAGCGTGCACAAGCAG CTTGTTGCTGGGATCAAGTACATTTTCAAGGTTAAAGTTGGGCGAACAAGTTGCAGAAATTCCGAAACGGTTGTCGAGGACTGTGCGTTCTTGGAGTTGGATCAGGCAAAGGTGCGTGTCAGATATAAGCAGACTGTTAAACATTATTAA